A single Fusarium oxysporum Fo47 chromosome IV, complete sequence DNA region contains:
- a CDS encoding uncharacterized protein (of unknown function-domain containing protein): MAAPRAYNNPGPGYLQNGAGGLPPTGAAPLLPNQGRVLQTGPLRVLCIADVRGNLRSLNDLAKQARADHIIHTGDFGFYDDTSLERIAEKTLKHVAQYSPLISEPVKKAIQQGGPGPVKSRFPPNELPLSELPLLISGEVKLDVPVYTVWGACEDVRVLEKFRTGEYKVPNLHIIDEARSMLLEVGGVKLRLLGLGGAVVMHKLFDNGEGRTTIAGGQGTMWTTLLQMGELVDTAHRVYDPTETRIFITHASPAREGILNQLSVTLKADFSISAGLHFRYGSSYNEFSVNPTLDHYRGKLAASKASFNDVWETVKSEVEPAIQQNEAQQNLLKNALQIVEKMPTTAAGGNPFGGPAAGQASLGQVDESAFKNMWNFNLADAAFGYLVLEIQDGRIGTEMRAQGFNFSHRGAKQQPGIPPTTAGPAGIPSPAPPSTQSSVPPPTSRQPSTVQAAKPAVATPLTGPPKPATPQPAPSSSSPAPAPPSKDTEKATAPASAPANGSAHPERVPSPAPKTPASDIIGLFIMNVNTEDQCRELFSEEDKNKILKVDKWGNSNKVVQFKTAEDRDAALARLPEDVKTRTQEDRSKPLVKIFQHREGKTYANRGGAGNWGASGRGGATNTSGYRSAGGASDSESNRRGGRGGRGRGGDRGRGGRGRGGLKGEGGTSSPAAAPATPAAD; the protein is encoded by the exons ATGGCTGCT CCGCGAGCATACAATAACCCGGGCCCAGGCTACCTTCAGAATGGTGCTGGTGGTCTTCCTCCCACTGGTGCTGCACCACTTTTGCCCAACCAGGGTCGCGTCCTTCAAACCGGTCCCCTAAGAGTTCTGTGTATTGCCGATGTTCGAG GAAACCTGAGATCACTCAATGATCTTGCGAAACAAGCCCGAGCTGACCATATCATCCACACCGGTGATTTTGGTTTCTACGACGACACTTCCCTGGAACGAATCGCCGAGAAGACGCTTAAGCATGTTGCGCAGTATTCGCCCTTGATTTCCGAGCCTGTAAAGAAGGCTATTCAACAAGGAGGACCAGGCCCCGTAAAGTCCCGATTCCCGCCAAATGAGCTTCCTCTCTCGGAGCTGCCTCTCCTTATCAGCGGTGAGGTCAAGCTTGATGTTCCCGTCTATACCGTCTGGGGTGCTTGCGAAGATGTCCGAGTACTAGAGAAGTTCCGAACCGGCGAGTACAAGGTCCCTAACCTGCACATCATCGACGAGGCTCGATCAATGCTACTGGAGGTTGGCGGTGTTAAGTTGCGACtacttggtcttggtggtgctGTTGTCATGCATAAGCTTTTTGATAATGGCGAAGGCCGCACTACCATTGCTGGTGGTCAGGGTACTATGTGGACAACTCTCCTGCAAATGGGTGAGCTTGTCGACACGGCGCACCGAGTTTACGATCCTACCGAAACCCGCATCTTTATCACACATGCGTCTCCTGCTCGTGAGGGCATCTTGAACCAGCTCTCAGTGACCCTTAAGGCCGACTTCTCTATCTCTGCCGGACTCCACTTCCGATATGGTAGTTCTTACAATGAGTTCAGCGTCAACCCTACTCTCGACCATTACCGTGGCAAGCTTGCTGCCTCCAAGGCTTCTTTCAACGACGTTTGGGAGACTGTCAAGAGTGAGGTGGAACCTGCTATCCAGCAGAATGAGGCCCAACAGAACCTTCTGAAGAATGCCCTGCAAATCGTCGAGAAGATGCCAAccactgctgctggtggCAACCCCTTTGGTGGCCCGGCTGCTGGCCAGGCTTCCCTCGGACAAGTCGACGAGAGTGCCTTCAAGAATATGTGGAACTTTAACCTTGCTGATGCGGCTTTTGGCTACCTGGTTCTCGAGATTCAGGATGGCCGTATTGGTACTGAGATGCGTGCTCAAggcttcaacttctctcACCGTGGCGCCAAGCAGCAGCCCGGCATTCCTCCCACCACAGCCGGTCCAGCCGGTATTCCTTCACCTGCCCCTCCCTCGACCCAGTCCAGCGTCCCCCCTCCTACCAGCCGACAGCCTTCAACAGTCCAGGCTGCTAAGCCAGCTGTCGCAACTCCTCTGACCGGCCCACCCAAGCCAGCGACTCCCCAACCTGCCCCAAGCTCGAGCAGTCCTGCTCCCGCTCCCCCCAGCAAAGACACCGAGAAGGCCACAGCTCCGGCTTCCGCTCCAGCTAACGGTTCAGCGCACCCTGAACGTGTTCCTTCTCCCGCTCCTAAGACACCTGCCTCGGACATCATCGGTCTTTTCATTATGAATGTTAACACCGAGGATCAGTGCCGAGAACTGTTCAGcgaggaggacaagaacaagattcTCAAGGTTGACAAGTGGGGTAATTCAAACAAGGTTGTTCAGTTCAAGACAGCAGAGGACCGTGATGCTGCTTTGGCCAGACTTCCTGAGGATGTCAAGACTAGAACCCAGGAGGACCGATCCAAGCCTCTGGTCAAGATTTTCCAACATCGCGAGGGCAAGACATATGCCAACCGAGGTGGTGCTGGTAACTGGGGTGCCAGCGGACGCGGCGGTGCCACCAACACCAGTGGATATCGCAGCGCTGGAGGAGCCAGTGACTCCGAATCTAACCGACGCGGTGGACGCGGTGGTCGCGGTCGTGGCGGAGATCGTGGACGGGGTGGACGTGGTCGAGGAGGCCTCAAGGGGGAGGGAGGCACCTCTTCACCTGCCGCCGCTCCCGCCACACCCGCCGCCGATTAA